In the genome of Fusobacterium necrogenes, one region contains:
- the purH gene encoding bifunctional phosphoribosylaminoimidazolecarboxamide formyltransferase/IMP cyclohydrolase has translation MMKRALISVFDKNGILEFVQFLVKHNVEIISTGGTYRYLKENGVPVIEVAEVTKAPEMLDGRVKTLHPVIHGGILAIRDNEEHMATIKARGIETIDMVVVNLYPFFKKVNEDLTFEEKVEFIDIGGPTMLRSAAKSFKDVVVISDTADYETVMREMEAGEVTFETRKRLAGKVFNLTSAYDAAISSFLLGDEMPHYLNASYEKVMDLRYGENPHQKAAYYVSTTDSGAMKDFEQLNGKELSFNNIRDMDVAWKVACEFEEPACCGVKHSTPCGAAIGKDIHEAYVKAYECDPVSIFGGIVALNKEVDKATAEELVKIFLEIVIAPSFTEEALEVLRTKKNLRVIKCHHKPMDKINFVKVDGGILVQDEDLSFSTHYETVTEKVPTEKEMSDLDFGMKIVKHVKSNAIVVAKEKMAIGIGNGETNRIWPTEQAIERAGERIEGAVLASDAFFPFRDVVDTCAKHGIKAIIQPGGSLRDKESIEACNEHGIAMIFSGMRHFKH, from the coding sequence ATAATGAAAAGAGCATTAATATCAGTTTTTGATAAAAATGGAATATTAGAGTTTGTACAATTTTTAGTAAAACACAATGTGGAGATAATCTCAACAGGTGGAACATATAGATATTTAAAAGAGAATGGAGTACCTGTAATAGAGGTAGCTGAAGTAACAAAAGCTCCAGAGATGTTAGATGGAAGAGTAAAAACTCTACACCCTGTAATTCATGGAGGAATTTTAGCTATAAGAGATAATGAGGAGCATATGGCTACTATAAAAGCTAGAGGAATAGAAACTATTGATATGGTAGTTGTAAATCTATATCCATTCTTTAAGAAAGTAAATGAGGATTTGACTTTTGAAGAAAAAGTTGAATTCATAGATATTGGTGGACCTACAATGCTAAGATCAGCAGCGAAATCTTTTAAAGATGTTGTAGTAATTAGTGATACAGCTGACTATGAAACTGTTATGAGAGAGATGGAAGCTGGAGAGGTAACATTTGAAACAAGAAAAAGACTTGCTGGAAAAGTTTTCAACTTAACATCTGCTTATGATGCAGCTATATCTAGTTTCTTACTTGGAGATGAGATGCCTCATTATCTAAATGCTTCATATGAAAAAGTTATGGATTTAAGATATGGAGAGAATCCTCATCAAAAAGCTGCTTATTATGTATCAACTACTGATAGTGGAGCTATGAAAGATTTTGAACAATTAAATGGAAAAGAGCTTTCATTTAATAATATAAGAGATATGGACGTAGCTTGGAAAGTAGCTTGTGAATTTGAAGAACCAGCTTGTTGTGGAGTAAAACATTCTACTCCATGTGGGGCAGCTATTGGAAAGGATATACATGAAGCTTATGTAAAAGCTTATGAGTGTGATCCTGTATCTATATTTGGAGGAATAGTAGCTCTTAATAAAGAGGTAGATAAGGCAACTGCTGAGGAGTTAGTAAAAATATTCTTAGAGATAGTAATAGCTCCAAGCTTTACAGAGGAAGCTTTAGAAGTGTTGCGAACTAAGAAAAATCTAAGAGTAATAAAATGCCATCATAAACCTATGGATAAAATAAATTTTGTAAAAGTAGATGGAGGAATCTTAGTACAAGATGAGGATTTGAGTTTCTCTACTCACTATGAAACTGTTACAGAAAAAGTTCCTACTGAAAAAGAGATGAGTGACTTAGACTTTGGAATGAAGATAGTAAAACATGTAAAATCTAATGCTATTGTAGTAGCTAAAGAGAAGATGGCTATTGGAATAGGAAATGGAGAAACAAACAGAATTTGGCCTACTGAACAAGCAATAGAAAGAGCTGGAGAGAGAATAGAGGGAGCTGTTCTTGCTTCTGACGCTTTCTTTCCATTTAGAGATGTAGTAGACACTTGTGCAAAACATGGAATCAAGGCCATCATTCAACCTGGTGGATCTCTTAGAGATAAGGAATCTATTGAAGCTTGTAATGAGCATGGAATAGCTATGATATTCAGTGGAATGAGACATTTCAAACACTAA
- a CDS encoding Cof-type HAD-IIB family hydrolase, which translates to MKIKAIAVDLDGTLLNSNKKISDINKKVLKEFEKRGVKVFIVTGRTYISAKPYAEELDIDSSIIAYNGAKVVDYKNNKILFNLPLNEEYSKRVIKLGKSRGFHINLYQDNKWYVEDIDNEETKYYANHTGLTPVQKSFDDFDNYFMTKISIQDMRSSEEFDEFCYEIKKLFGKEVYTAKSQTFLFEVLNKEVNKGIVLEKVLKSHGISTDECVAFGDADNDIEMLQVVKYGVAMGNASLELKRLVNYVTDTNDEDGVARFLKKYF; encoded by the coding sequence ATGAAAATAAAAGCAATTGCGGTAGACTTAGATGGAACATTATTAAATTCAAATAAAAAAATTTCTGATATAAATAAAAAAGTTTTGAAAGAATTTGAAAAAAGAGGAGTAAAAGTATTTATAGTTACAGGAAGAACTTACATATCAGCTAAACCATATGCAGAAGAGTTAGATATAGATAGTTCTATAATAGCTTATAATGGGGCAAAGGTAGTAGATTATAAAAATAATAAAATACTTTTTAATTTACCTTTAAATGAAGAATATTCTAAAAGAGTAATAAAGCTTGGAAAAAGTAGAGGGTTTCATATAAATTTGTATCAAGATAATAAATGGTATGTAGAAGATATAGATAATGAAGAAACTAAATATTATGCTAATCATACAGGGCTTACTCCAGTACAAAAATCTTTTGATGATTTTGATAATTATTTTATGACTAAGATAAGTATTCAGGATATGAGAAGTTCAGAAGAGTTCGATGAATTTTGTTATGAAATAAAGAAATTATTTGGAAAAGAGGTATATACAGCAAAATCTCAAACTTTTCTTTTTGAAGTTTTAAATAAAGAGGTAAATAAGGGGATTGTTTTAGAAAAAGTCTTGAAATCTCATGGAATCTCTACTGATGAATGCGTTGCTTTTGGAGATGCTGATAATGATATAGAAATGTTACAGGTTGTAAAATATGGGGTTGCTATGGGTAATGCTAGTTTAGAGTTGAAAAGATTAGTAAATTATGTTACAGATACAAATGATGAGGATGGAGTAGCTAGATTCTTGAAAAAATATTTTTGA
- the guaA gene encoding glutamine-hydrolyzing GMP synthase, whose product MKENSIIILDFGSQYNQLIARRVREMGVYAEVVPYFEPLDRILARKPKGIILSGGPASVYLEGAPTISKELYQQGIPVLGICYGMQITTHLMGGEVARADKQEFGKAELIIDDVNSPLFQNVPNNSKVWMSHNDHVTKMAPGFVQIGHTDSCVAATYNKDINTYCIQFHAEVTHSEYGTQILRNFVFNVAGCEQNWSMGNYIEETIKNIRETVGDKKVLLGLSGGVDSSVAATLIHKAIGDQLTCIFVDTGLLRKDEAKKVMEVYGENFHMNIKCVDAEERFLSKLAGVSDPEAKRKIIGKEFIEVFDEEAAKLTDVEFLAQGTIYPDVIESMSVKGPSMTIKSHHNVGGLPEDMKFKLLEPLRELFKDEVRKVGRELGIPDHMVDRHPFPGPGLGIRILGEVSKEKADILREADDIFIEELRKANLYNKVSQAFVVLLPVKSVGVMGDERTYEYTAVLRSANTIDFMTATWSHLPFDFLERVSNRILNEVKGINRLTYDISSKPPATIEWE is encoded by the coding sequence ATGAAAGAAAATAGTATTATTATACTAGACTTTGGTTCTCAATACAATCAATTGATTGCTAGAAGAGTCAGAGAAATGGGGGTTTATGCTGAAGTTGTTCCTTATTTTGAGCCTTTAGATAGAATACTTGCTAGAAAGCCTAAGGGAATTATCTTATCAGGAGGACCTGCTTCTGTATATCTAGAAGGAGCTCCTACAATAAGTAAAGAGTTATATCAACAAGGAATTCCAGTATTAGGCATTTGTTATGGGATGCAAATTACTACTCATTTAATGGGTGGAGAGGTAGCTAGAGCCGATAAACAAGAGTTTGGTAAAGCTGAATTGATAATTGATGATGTAAACAGTCCATTATTCCAAAATGTACCAAATAACTCTAAAGTTTGGATGAGTCATAATGACCATGTAACAAAAATGGCACCTGGATTTGTTCAAATAGGACATACAGATTCATGTGTAGCTGCTACTTACAATAAGGATATCAATACTTATTGTATCCAATTCCATGCTGAGGTTACTCACTCAGAATATGGAACTCAAATCCTTAGAAACTTTGTATTTAATGTAGCTGGTTGTGAACAAAACTGGTCTATGGGTAACTACATAGAAGAAACTATAAAAAATATTAGAGAGACAGTAGGAGATAAGAAAGTATTATTAGGACTTTCTGGAGGAGTTGACTCATCAGTAGCTGCTACTTTAATTCATAAAGCGATAGGAGATCAACTAACTTGTATCTTTGTTGATACTGGACTTTTAAGAAAAGATGAAGCTAAAAAAGTAATGGAGGTATATGGAGAAAACTTCCATATGAATATAAAATGTGTAGATGCTGAAGAGAGATTCCTTTCTAAATTAGCAGGGGTATCTGATCCAGAAGCTAAGAGAAAAATAATAGGAAAAGAGTTTATTGAAGTATTTGATGAAGAAGCAGCAAAACTTACTGATGTAGAATTCCTAGCTCAAGGAACTATTTATCCAGATGTTATTGAATCTATGTCTGTAAAAGGACCTTCTATGACAATTAAGTCACATCACAATGTAGGTGGACTTCCTGAAGATATGAAATTTAAACTTCTTGAGCCATTGAGAGAACTTTTCAAAGATGAAGTAAGAAAAGTTGGAAGAGAGTTAGGAATTCCTGATCATATGGTTGATAGACATCCATTCCCAGGACCTGGACTTGGAATTAGAATTTTAGGAGAAGTTAGTAAAGAAAAAGCTGATATCTTAAGAGAAGCTGATGATATATTTATCGAAGAGTTAAGAAAAGCTAATTTATATAATAAAGTAAGCCAAGCTTTCGTAGTGCTATTACCAGTAAAATCAGTAGGAGTAATGGGAGACGAGAGAACTTATGAGTACACAGCTGTTTTAAGATCTGCTAATACAATAGATTTTATGACTGCTACTTGGTCTCATTTACCATTTGATTTCTTAGAAAGAGTATCTAATAGAATTTTAAATGAAGTTAAAGGAATTAATAGATTAACTTATGATATCTCTTCTAAACCACCTGCAACTATCGAGTGGGAATAG
- a CDS encoding energy-coupling factor transporter transmembrane component T — MSKYDPRTLFFTTFIYILLLAMMRKYSDIAALLPFLIGHILLFSIKKENLKRVLKYSITLFLSIIFINYFLIGRDLEYIVVGVFRFLGIIFIAVTLVSSIDIDEIGFVMESFLSPLKIFKIPVNSIAVITALGLKFIPLLQEEGQRIYLAQKARGLDFELMGIGERVKSVINLFFPVVVSGIQKAFHIATAMEVRGYGNEMKRTRLREYIFSKKDYLYISFIGILLFMRVIFID, encoded by the coding sequence GTGAGTAAATATGACCCAAGGACACTATTTTTTACAACATTTATCTATATACTTCTTTTAGCAATGATGAGAAAATATAGTGATATAGCAGCACTTTTACCATTTTTGATAGGACATATTCTACTTTTCTCAATAAAAAAAGAGAATCTAAAAAGAGTTTTAAAATACTCTATAACACTTTTCTTATCTATTATCTTTATCAATTATTTTTTAATTGGAAGAGACTTAGAATATATAGTTGTAGGTGTATTTAGATTTTTAGGAATAATCTTTATAGCTGTTACTTTAGTTTCTTCAATAGATATTGATGAGATAGGATTTGTGATGGAGAGTTTTTTATCTCCACTTAAAATTTTTAAAATACCAGTAAATTCCATAGCTGTAATCACTGCTCTTGGATTAAAATTTATTCCTCTGCTTCAAGAGGAAGGGCAGAGAATATACTTAGCTCAAAAGGCTAGAGGACTAGATTTTGAATTGATGGGTATAGGAGAAAGAGTAAAAAGTGTAATTAATCTATTTTTTCCAGTGGTTGTATCTGGAATACAAAAAGCCTTTCACATAGCTACTGCTATGGAAGTGAGAGGATATGGAAATGAGATGAAAAGAACAAGATTGAGAGAATATATTTTTTCTAAAAAGGATTATTTATATATAAGCTTTATTGGAATCTTATTATTTATGAGAGTAATATTTATAGATTAG
- a CDS encoding tetratricopeptide repeat protein, producing the protein MFLSPEEKLLKLRKKYKITQGELVGEDITRVFLGMIEIGKRSLTEKTAKLLCKNFHKILKEKGINDKISLEELMKSKEQQAIEFLNNMLISEIDISNENLWIIEEALYELQPKEREIFCENLYLRFKRRKRYFLAIEYLLKSFHGVRKIQNLHEKLQDMFYMCEQIKDPLGFIYTYRRFSSWLPKEKLTIDNEKLKYSYAKALLDVKEYDEALEIINFLYKKSKNDETIYIVRNLLARALREQNKIADSIKEYSSLAKGRNSKEKCLAYAEIIKIGLTTSDNDLIKKYYEKAKSIIHEVTGNTLETLNILYTLAKGTKRLGKIKDTKSYYMEALVIGKNIEDSLNLRVEIIGELFEVLDKSDFYSVQSIELEYLELLKNTANYEVSLKILNYYKKFLPNELPKKIELFLNTKI; encoded by the coding sequence ATGTTTTTATCACCAGAAGAAAAATTATTAAAATTGAGAAAAAAATATAAAATAACCCAAGGAGAATTAGTAGGGGAAGATATTACCCGCGTTTTTTTAGGAATGATTGAAATTGGCAAGAGATCTTTAACTGAAAAAACTGCTAAATTACTTTGTAAAAATTTCCATAAAATTTTAAAAGAAAAAGGAATAAATGATAAAATTTCTTTAGAAGAACTTATGAAATCTAAGGAACAGCAAGCTATTGAATTTCTTAATAATATGTTAATCAGTGAAATTGATATTAGTAATGAAAATTTATGGATTATAGAAGAAGCTCTCTATGAACTCCAACCTAAAGAAAGAGAAATCTTTTGTGAAAACCTTTATCTTCGTTTTAAAAGAAGAAAAAGATATTTTCTTGCAATTGAATACCTTCTAAAATCTTTTCATGGAGTTAGAAAAATACAAAATCTTCATGAAAAGTTACAAGATATGTTCTATATGTGTGAACAAATAAAAGATCCATTAGGCTTTATCTATACATATAGAAGATTTTCATCTTGGTTGCCTAAAGAAAAACTAACTATTGATAACGAAAAATTAAAATACTCATATGCTAAAGCTCTTTTAGATGTAAAAGAGTATGATGAAGCTCTAGAAATAATAAATTTTTTATATAAAAAAAGTAAAAATGATGAAACCATATATATCGTTAGAAATCTTTTAGCTAGAGCTTTAAGAGAACAAAATAAAATTGCTGATTCTATAAAAGAATACTCCTCTCTTGCTAAAGGTAGAAATAGCAAAGAAAAATGTTTAGCTTATGCTGAAATTATCAAAATTGGACTCACTACTTCTGATAATGACTTAATAAAAAAATACTATGAAAAAGCTAAATCTATTATACATGAGGTAACTGGAAATACTTTAGAAACTCTTAATATTTTATATACTCTTGCTAAAGGTACTAAAAGACTAGGTAAAATCAAAGATACAAAATCCTATTATATGGAAGCTCTTGTAATAGGTAAAAATATAGAAGATTCCCTTAACCTTAGAGTAGAAATCATTGGAGAACTTTTTGAAGTTCTAGATAAAAGTGATTTTTATTCTGTTCAAAGTATTGAATTAGAATATTTAGAATTATTGAAAAATACTGCTAATTATGAGGTTTCTTTAAAAATTTTAAATTACTATAAAAAATTTCTACCTAATGAACTACCTAAAAAGATTGAATTATTTTTAAATACTAAAATATAA
- the purD gene encoding phosphoribosylamine--glycine ligase: MKILVVGSGGREHTICWKVSQNEKVEKVYCAPGNGGTELLEKGENVNLKGVDEILAFAKENKIDLTIVGSEELLVDGIVEKFQAEGLKIFGPDKKAALLEGSKAFAKDFMKKYGVKTAAYEVFKEAEKAKEYIKTCEFPLVVKASGLAAGKGVLICQNLEEALKAVDEIMIDKVFSSAGEQIVVEEFLDGVEASILSVTDSKIILPFISAKDHKKIGEKETGLNTGGMGTIAPNPYVTKEVYDKFITEIMNPTLEGIKAEGMDFAGFIFFGLMITAKGVYLLEYNMRLGDPETQVVLPLLESDFINLLESGIDRKLSEIDVKWSNKSACCVVLASGGYPEKYNKDYEITGMDSVDNMLFVAGAKLEDGKLLTNGGRVINVVAIGDNLEEARAKAYSDAKKVNFEKKYFRKDIGVLYR; encoded by the coding sequence ATGAAAATATTAGTAGTTGGAAGCGGTGGAAGAGAGCATACTATCTGCTGGAAAGTAAGTCAAAATGAGAAAGTAGAAAAAGTATACTGTGCTCCAGGAAATGGTGGAACAGAGTTACTTGAAAAAGGAGAGAATGTAAACCTAAAAGGAGTAGATGAGATTCTTGCCTTTGCTAAAGAGAATAAAATAGATTTAACTATCGTTGGAAGTGAGGAGCTTCTAGTAGATGGTATTGTAGAGAAATTCCAAGCTGAAGGATTAAAAATCTTTGGACCAGATAAGAAAGCTGCTCTACTTGAAGGGTCAAAAGCTTTTGCTAAAGATTTTATGAAAAAGTATGGAGTAAAAACAGCTGCTTATGAAGTATTTAAGGAAGCTGAAAAGGCTAAGGAATATATAAAAACTTGTGAGTTTCCTCTAGTGGTAAAAGCTAGTGGACTTGCTGCTGGTAAAGGGGTACTTATCTGCCAAAATCTTGAAGAGGCTCTAAAAGCAGTAGATGAGATAATGATAGATAAAGTATTCAGCAGTGCTGGAGAACAAATTGTAGTAGAGGAGTTCTTAGATGGAGTAGAGGCTTCAATCTTATCAGTTACTGACTCAAAGATTATCCTACCTTTTATCTCTGCTAAAGACCATAAGAAAATTGGAGAGAAAGAAACAGGATTAAATACAGGAGGAATGGGAACAATAGCCCCTAACCCTTATGTAACTAAAGAGGTATATGATAAATTTATAACTGAGATAATGAATCCCACTCTTGAGGGAATAAAAGCAGAGGGAATGGATTTTGCTGGATTTATATTCTTTGGACTGATGATAACTGCTAAGGGAGTTTATCTTCTTGAGTACAATATGAGATTGGGAGACCCAGAAACTCAAGTTGTATTACCATTACTTGAATCAGATTTTATAAATCTATTAGAAAGTGGAATAGATAGAAAGCTTTCTGAGATAGATGTAAAATGGAGTAATAAATCAGCTTGTTGTGTAGTTCTTGCTTCAGGTGGATATCCAGAAAAATATAACAAAGATTATGAAATAACAGGTATGGATAGTGTAGATAATATGTTATTTGTAGCTGGAGCTAAATTAGAAGATGGAAAACTTCTTACTAATGGTGGAAGGGTAATCAATGTGGTAGCTATTGGAGATAACCTTGAAGAAGCTAGAGCAAAAGCTTACTCTGATGCTAAGAAAGTAAACTTTGAGAAGAAATACTTTAGAAAAGATATTGGAGTATTATATAGATAA
- a CDS encoding ATP-binding cassette domain-containing protein, with protein MEIKLEKVGAGFTNEYLKDIELYFSNNEWCFFIGETGSGKSTLLQTVAYLTKIFSGKLTFNGKELKDKSTLREFRDKVGVMFQYTEKQFFCNSVKEEITYTLKRKKVSDEEIEKKLEKVLELLSFPREILSNSPFEISGGQKRFTALASILINEPKILILDEPTAGLDIENKRIFYSVLERLKKFGTMIIQSSHTLEDVLKYGERVIKLEKGRVIKDGNPKKILLEERSESTDIFRILSEKGMDLSEMNSIEELCEVMLSE; from the coding sequence ATGGAGATTAAGCTTGAAAAAGTAGGAGCTGGATTTACTAATGAATATCTAAAAGATATAGAGTTATATTTTTCAAATAATGAGTGGTGTTTTTTCATAGGGGAAACAGGAAGTGGAAAGTCTACACTACTTCAAACAGTAGCTTATTTGACAAAAATATTCTCTGGAAAGCTTACTTTCAATGGAAAAGAGCTAAAGGATAAAAGTACTTTAAGAGAGTTTAGAGATAAGGTTGGAGTGATGTTCCAATATACAGAGAAACAGTTTTTCTGTAATAGTGTAAAAGAGGAGATTACCTATACACTTAAGAGAAAGAAGGTTTCTGATGAAGAGATAGAGAAAAAATTAGAAAAGGTTTTAGAGCTTTTAAGTTTTCCTAGAGAGATACTATCTAACTCTCCTTTTGAAATAAGTGGAGGACAGAAGAGGTTTACTGCCCTTGCTTCAATACTAATCAATGAGCCAAAGATTTTGATACTAGATGAACCTACTGCTGGATTGGATATTGAAAATAAGAGAATATTTTATTCAGTTTTAGAGAGATTAAAAAAATTTGGAACAATGATAATTCAAAGTTCTCATACATTAGAAGATGTCTTAAAATATGGAGAGAGAGTAATAAAATTAGAAAAGGGAAGAGTAATAAAAGATGGAAATCCTAAAAAGATTTTATTAGAGGAGAGAAGTGAGAGTACAGATATCTTTAGAATCTTATCTGAAAAAGGTATGGATTTAAGTGAGATGAACTCAATAGAGGAGTTATGTGAGGTGATGTTAAGTGAGTAA
- a CDS encoding CD3073 family putative ECF transporter S component — protein MNKRILFLTISAMGIGLNIVLAVLAKTFAIPFLFFDTIGTILAGVLLGPFFGGVTGLITNVITSVVNNPVELPYAIVNMVIGIFVGLVAKRFAFDIKTALITGLILSVLAPLIGTPITVYLFGGLAGGTLDIFVGWLAKSGQKIFTAAFIPRVLSNIIDKSVSCIIVALIIQKLPQNIKRELKENE, from the coding sequence ATGAATAAAAGAATATTATTTTTAACAATATCAGCAATGGGAATAGGATTAAATATAGTATTGGCCGTATTAGCTAAAACTTTTGCTATTCCATTTTTATTTTTTGATACTATTGGAACAATATTAGCTGGGGTACTCTTAGGACCATTTTTTGGAGGAGTAACAGGACTTATTACCAATGTTATAACTTCAGTTGTAAATAATCCTGTGGAGCTACCTTATGCAATAGTAAATATGGTAATTGGTATATTTGTAGGACTAGTAGCTAAAAGATTTGCTTTTGATATTAAGACTGCTCTAATAACAGGACTTATTTTATCAGTACTAGCTCCACTTATTGGAACACCTATTACTGTATATTTATTTGGTGGACTAGCAGGAGGAACTTTGGATATCTTTGTAGGTTGGTTGGCTAAGAGTGGACAGAAGATATTTACGGCAGCTTTTATTCCAAGAGTATTGTCAAATATTATTGATAAGAGTGTTTCATGTATTATAGTTGCTTTAATAATTCAAAAATTACCTCAAAATATAAAAAGAGAGTTGAAAGAAAATGAATAG
- a CDS encoding energy-coupling factor ABC transporter ATP-binding protein encodes MIEIKNIDFSYYEREVFKNFSLKLEDGKFYTLLGKNGSGKSTLVKLLLGIVKVKSGEILVDGKNINDNLYEVRKNIGMVFQNPDEQIVSERIDEELAFSMENYGYSSMEMRERIEEVLQEINLLEKRDLRISQLSGGEKQRLCIGSALMLKPKVLVLDEGTAMLDEKNRENIMELLKRLRDRGVTILLISHHLDELKYVDEVIYLKNGELWQGDRDKFLKEIITGSLGESLELPPNFYIAREIFRRKGIDISKNLFSSEEVAEHLWRLSLKK; translated from the coding sequence TTGATAGAGATTAAAAATATTGATTTTTCATATTATGAAAGAGAAGTATTTAAAAATTTCTCTTTAAAATTGGAAGATGGAAAATTTTATACTCTTTTAGGGAAAAATGGCTCTGGAAAATCCACATTGGTAAAACTTCTATTGGGAATAGTGAAGGTAAAAAGTGGAGAGATATTGGTAGATGGGAAAAATATAAATGATAATCTCTATGAAGTAAGAAAAAATATAGGAATGGTTTTTCAGAATCCAGATGAACAGATAGTTTCTGAAAGGATAGATGAGGAGTTAGCCTTTTCAATGGAAAACTATGGATACTCTTCTATGGAGATGAGAGAAAGAATAGAAGAGGTTTTACAAGAGATAAATCTTTTAGAAAAAAGGGATTTGAGAATATCTCAACTATCTGGAGGAGAGAAACAAAGATTATGTATAGGTTCAGCTCTGATGTTAAAGCCAAAGGTTTTAGTATTAGATGAGGGAACTGCTATGCTAGATGAAAAAAATAGAGAGAATATAATGGAGCTTCTGAAAAGATTGAGAGATAGAGGAGTAACGATTCTCTTAATTAGCCATCATTTAGATGAGCTAAAATATGTAGATGAAGTGATATATTTAAAAAATGGAGAACTATGGCAAGGAGATAGAGATAAGTTCTTAAAAGAGATTATTACGGGTAGTCTTGGAGAGAGTTTAGAACTTCCACCAAATTTCTATATAGCTAGAGAGATTTTTAGAAGAAAAGGGATAGATATTAGCAAAAATCTTTTTAGTAGTGAGGAGGTGGCAGAGCATCTATGGAGATTAAGCTTGAAAAAGTAG
- a CDS encoding CD3072 family TudS-related putative desulfidase produces MNRGRKILIISHCILNQNSVVLPYGREMKDFQEMVKYCMENNIGLVQLPCPELRQLGLKRWGHLKTQLDYSGYRNQCKNILYPIIEELEDYKANSYEVLGVCGIKGSPTCGVSLTCVGDWQGEVNTYKSIEDAQSKVKMVEEKGILMEIFQELLEEKRVKINFFDFDNWRENLDRD; encoded by the coding sequence ATGAATAGAGGGAGAAAAATTTTAATTATTTCTCACTGTATTCTAAACCAAAATTCAGTTGTTTTACCTTACGGAAGAGAGATGAAAGACTTTCAAGAGATGGTAAAATATTGTATGGAAAATAATATAGGGCTTGTACAACTTCCTTGTCCAGAGCTAAGACAGTTAGGACTTAAAAGATGGGGACACCTTAAGACACAATTAGATTATTCAGGATATAGAAACCAATGTAAAAATATTTTGTATCCTATAATTGAAGAGTTAGAGGATTACAAAGCCAATAGCTATGAAGTATTAGGAGTATGTGGAATAAAGGGAAGCCCTACTTGTGGAGTAAGTCTAACATGTGTGGGAGATTGGCAAGGGGAGGTCAATACCTATAAAAGTATAGAAGATGCTCAATCAAAAGTTAAGATGGTAGAAGAAAAAGGAATACTTATGGAGATTTTTCAAGAGTTACTAGAGGAGAAGAGAGTAAAAATAAATTTCTTTGACTTTGATAATTGGAGGGAGAATCTTGATAGAGATTAA